In Deltaproteobacteria bacterium, one DNA window encodes the following:
- a CDS encoding cobalamin-dependent protein (Presence of a B(12) (cobalamin)-binding domain implies dependence on cobalamin itself, in one of its several forms, or in some unusual lineages, dependence on a cobalamin-like analog.), translating to MSEGTIDQLRDAIMALEPDRARDAAMQGIEEGVDPLEMINQGIRYALDQMGERFASGNLFLPELMLAAQAADAAVQILEPELLKRGASSDQLGKVLLATVKGDIHDIGKNIVALLMKAAGFAVVDLGVDRTSEDILAAAREHQVDVIGLSALLTTTMPRMKEFVELLEETSVRHHFKIIVGGAPVTQEFADAIGADGYGADASRAVELTRRLIA from the coding sequence ATGTCAGAGGGAACCATTGATCAGTTGCGAGATGCTATTATGGCCCTCGAGCCGGACAGAGCCAGGGACGCAGCAATGCAGGGCATAGAGGAAGGAGTTGATCCACTGGAGATGATAAACCAGGGAATCAGGTATGCTCTGGACCAGATGGGTGAGCGCTTCGCCTCCGGCAACCTGTTTTTGCCTGAACTCATGCTGGCAGCACAGGCTGCAGATGCTGCCGTGCAGATCCTGGAGCCCGAGCTCTTGAAACGTGGTGCCAGCAGCGACCAACTCGGCAAGGTGCTGCTGGCAACTGTCAAAGGGGACATCCACGATATCGGCAAGAACATAGTGGCCCTCCTGATGAAGGCTGCAGGGTTTGCTGTGGTGGACCTTGGCGTGGACAGAACCAGCGAAGATATCTTGGCGGCAGCCAGAGAGCATCAGGTTGATGTGATTGGCCTTTCAGCGCTGCTTACTACTACTATGCCGCGGATGAAAGAATTTGTGGAACTGCTCGAAGAAACTAGCGTCCGGCACCATTTCAAAATCATTGTTGGCGGGGCACCAGTCACCCAGGAGTTTGCGGACGCCATTGGTGCTGATGGTTACGGAGCCGACGCCAGCCGGGCTGTTGAACTCACCAGGAGACTGATTGCTTGA
- a CDS encoding hydantoinase/oxoprolinase family protein, which yields MINMAYGLGIDAGGTYTDVVLLEFASGQVVVADKAPTTRADPALGIRAGLARIDAELLSQVSMVSLATTFATNAIVEDMGAEAGLILIGYDERPPEIPETTAVLMVGGGHRVTGEQKSALDIQYLEENLETFARGLAAVAVAGFFSVRNPEHEIRVAELVHSRFGLPVVQGHQLSLQLNAMKRATTAWWNARLIPLIGKLILATTEVLGDMGVTAPLMVVRGDGTLMSADTAESRPVDTLLSGPAASILGAKHLAGIDNALIVDMGGTTTDMAALCGGRVVVDPLGAKVGRWETLVQAARVKTVGIGGDSIVSINGGRQLQVGPRRVVPLCIFVQRHPEVLAMLQTIQRRMSATPYRNINPCSFYANTGGHSANDDEFLASLTARPVSEFLRQGDSCKWPATWRLERLEQRGLVERSSLTPTDICVATGGLELGNKKAAQSGLAVFSRFLGMTEAALAEAVRREICRQLCLQAVSFLEGGDDTVLSKFVNRWFQQAGQPAGSVRLNVDMSLSAPVIGAGAPAASFLPATFRRLHTDCLLPRNYQVSVAVGAVVGMVDFTLVGTIRRTPSRRYTLYTAAGREDFDTFEESLQQGRERLENLAWQRMLRNRVRAPQLEFQTVDKKVPSGHGDEVYLETELRLRAWGRPNVEEQEGEAGE from the coding sequence TTGATCAACATGGCCTACGGATTAGGAATAGATGCCGGCGGCACTTATACTGATGTGGTGCTGCTCGAGTTCGCCAGCGGTCAAGTGGTGGTGGCTGACAAAGCCCCCACTACCAGAGCCGACCCTGCTCTTGGCATCCGTGCCGGTCTGGCCAGAATAGACGCAGAACTCCTTTCCCAGGTTAGTATGGTCTCCCTGGCCACTACCTTTGCCACCAATGCCATTGTAGAAGATATGGGTGCCGAGGCGGGCCTGATTCTCATTGGCTATGATGAGCGGCCACCTGAGATTCCGGAGACAACAGCGGTACTTATGGTCGGTGGCGGCCACCGTGTCACTGGCGAGCAAAAGTCAGCCCTGGACATCCAGTATCTCGAGGAAAACCTCGAGACGTTCGCAAGAGGTTTGGCTGCGGTTGCTGTGGCCGGTTTTTTTTCGGTGCGCAATCCTGAACATGAAATAAGGGTGGCCGAGCTCGTCCACTCTCGATTCGGCTTGCCAGTGGTGCAGGGGCACCAGCTCTCTTTGCAGTTGAACGCCATGAAAAGGGCGACTACTGCCTGGTGGAATGCACGTCTCATACCTCTCATTGGCAAGCTCATACTGGCTACCACAGAGGTGCTCGGAGATATGGGCGTAACTGCTCCCCTCATGGTGGTTCGCGGTGATGGCACCCTGATGTCTGCTGATACTGCTGAGTCTAGACCTGTGGATACTTTGCTTTCAGGCCCAGCAGCAAGCATCCTGGGAGCGAAGCACCTTGCCGGCATTGACAACGCCCTCATAGTAGATATGGGCGGAACTACCACAGACATGGCGGCGCTGTGCGGTGGCAGGGTCGTTGTTGATCCGCTGGGGGCAAAGGTAGGCAGGTGGGAGACTCTTGTGCAAGCCGCCAGAGTGAAAACTGTAGGCATCGGCGGTGACAGCATAGTCTCTATCAATGGCGGCAGACAACTACAGGTGGGACCTCGGCGAGTTGTGCCTCTTTGTATTTTTGTGCAACGTCATCCTGAAGTGCTTGCCATGCTGCAGACAATTCAACGCCGCATGTCAGCAACGCCATACCGAAACATCAATCCTTGTTCTTTCTATGCAAATACAGGTGGACACAGTGCAAACGATGATGAGTTTCTAGCATCACTCACTGCAAGACCAGTGAGTGAGTTTCTACGACAAGGAGACTCCTGCAAATGGCCTGCCACCTGGAGGCTGGAACGATTGGAACAAAGAGGCCTGGTGGAGCGCAGTTCACTCACTCCCACAGATATTTGCGTTGCCACAGGAGGGTTGGAACTAGGCAACAAGAAAGCAGCTCAATCAGGACTTGCTGTTTTCTCCCGATTCTTGGGAATGACAGAGGCGGCTCTTGCCGAGGCTGTAAGAAGAGAGATCTGCAGGCAGCTCTGCCTCCAGGCAGTATCTTTCCTGGAGGGAGGTGATGATACAGTACTGTCAAAGTTTGTCAATCGCTGGTTCCAACAAGCAGGACAGCCCGCAGGCAGTGTCAGATTGAATGTCGACATGTCACTTTCTGCGCCTGTCATTGGAGCAGGTGCGCCTGCTGCCTCTTTCTTGCCAGCGACCTTTCGTCGACTCCATACTGATTGCCTTCTACCACGAAATTACCAGGTATCAGTGGCTGTTGGCGCTGTGGTGGGGATGGTAGACTTCACCCTTGTGGGCACCATAAGACGAACACCGTCCAGGAGATACACCCTGTATACCGCAGCCGGCAGGGAAGACTTTGACACCTTCGAAGAATCTTTGCAACAGGGAAGAGAACGGCTCGAGAATTTGGCATGGCAGCGAATGCTGCGCAACCGTGTGAGGGCGCCCCAGCTGGAATTTCAGACAGTGGACAAGAAAGTTCCTAGTGGGCACGGCGATGAAGTCTACCTGGAAACTGAGCTGCGACTGCGGGCCTGGGGCAGGCCAAACGTGGAGGAACAGGAAGGTGAAGCAGGCGAGTAG